Proteins co-encoded in one Nitrospiraceae bacterium genomic window:
- the miaB gene encoding tRNA (N6-isopentenyl adenosine(37)-C2)-methylthiotransferase MiaB codes for MSDKKVYIHTFGCQMNVHDSEKMAGLLLEEGYKLTEAPRDADIVIFNTCSIREKAEQKFRSELGRMKNLKKRNPGLKIAVAGCMAQQHGKTLSKNNSHVDYVFGPQNIQKLKEIIKTNGPVISIEDNPEIEYTDLPVSRNDKYRSWVSIMYGCNNFCSYCIVPYTRGREKSRPSKNILTEISSLAENGVKEITLLGQNVNSYKSDLDFPELLKKIDLISGIERIRFVTSHPRDLSDNLILCIKELPKVCEHLHLPLQSGSSRILKLMNRGYSFEEYMAKINKLKTTIPEISITTDIIAGFPSETDEDHAATMNALKNIEYDGIFAFNFSTRHGTKASEMDKHVPDNIKSERLYQILELQDKITLKKNKSLVGTIQEALVEETYNVVSENMIARTRSNKIVNFQGDRSLAGKIINVEITKALKHSLKAILKV; via the coding sequence ATGTCTGATAAAAAAGTCTATATCCACACATTTGGCTGTCAAATGAATGTTCATGATTCTGAGAAGATGGCAGGCCTTCTTCTGGAAGAAGGGTATAAACTTACAGAAGCGCCTAGAGATGCAGATATTGTGATATTTAACACTTGCAGTATAAGGGAAAAAGCTGAGCAGAAATTCAGAAGCGAACTTGGCAGGATGAAGAATCTAAAAAAAAGGAATCCAGGGCTTAAAATTGCTGTAGCTGGATGTATGGCGCAACAGCATGGCAAGACATTATCAAAAAATAATTCACATGTAGATTATGTATTTGGTCCGCAAAACATTCAAAAATTAAAAGAAATAATAAAAACAAATGGACCGGTAATTTCGATTGAAGATAATCCTGAAATCGAATACACAGACCTTCCTGTATCAAGAAACGACAAGTACAGATCATGGGTTTCTATAATGTATGGCTGCAACAATTTTTGCAGTTACTGTATTGTTCCGTACACAAGGGGCAGGGAGAAAAGCAGGCCAAGCAAAAACATCTTAACAGAGATATCTTCTTTAGCTGAAAATGGTGTAAAGGAGATTACACTTTTAGGACAGAATGTTAATTCATACAAAAGCGATCTTGATTTTCCAGAACTTCTTAAAAAGATAGATTTGATTTCGGGAATAGAAAGAATAAGATTTGTAACATCACATCCCAGAGATCTTTCAGACAACCTTATATTGTGCATTAAAGAGCTGCCAAAAGTTTGTGAACACTTACATCTGCCCCTGCAATCCGGGTCAAGCAGGATATTAAAGTTAATGAACAGGGGTTATTCTTTTGAAGAATATATGGCTAAAATCAATAAACTCAAGACAACTATCCCTGAAATATCTATTACAACAGATATAATTGCCGGGTTTCCTTCAGAAACAGATGAAGATCATGCTGCAACGATGAATGCCCTTAAGAACATTGAATACGATGGTATTTTTGCTTTCAACTTCTCAACAAGACATGGCACAAAAGCATCAGAAATGGATAAGCATGTTCCAGATAATATAAAATCCGAAAGGCTGTATCAGATACTTGAGCTTCAGGACAAGATAACTTTGAAAAAAAATAAATCTCTTGTAGGAACAATTCAGGAAGCGCTTGTTGAAGAAACATATAATGTTGTGAGTGAAAATATGATTGCACGAACAAGATCAAATAAGATAGTTAATTTCCAAGGTGATAGATCTTTAGCAGGTAAAATTATTAATGTCGAAATAACAAAAGCATTGAAACACTCGCTTAAAGCAATACTTAAGGTGTAA
- a CDS encoding DUF362 domain-containing protein, with the protein MSKVYFVSARSKKWQYNNSMPGKLEQLLEEIKLMKYFEKNEWVAVKTHFGSEGAHRIIRPIFLRKVVEKLKANGAKPFIVDTVRIKGLDYLEVANQNGINHLSVGAPVILGDGLYGYDNIMVKAGTILGEIAVASVIHDVPAMVVCSHVKGHIQAGYGGAIKNVAMGGVSSSHRHSGWKCGRGAMHTIGEGRLAWDSGKCTLCYQCQDICPLQLIEFKDELFTYKTIDCWRCGRCTRVCPAGALKLPEDDKRFMAALAESAKAVLSTFKPGKVLYINFLTEIQPECDCMPTADVPVMQDQGILISDDIVAIEQATIDLLLKAKPLPESAIEGSDAADILFALSEKPYKLQIENAERLGLGSSRYELVTL; encoded by the coding sequence ATGTCAAAGGTTTACTTTGTATCAGCAAGATCAAAAAAATGGCAATATAACAATAGCATGCCAGGAAAACTTGAACAATTACTTGAAGAAATTAAACTGATGAAATATTTTGAAAAAAATGAGTGGGTTGCTGTTAAAACTCATTTTGGGTCTGAAGGTGCACACAGGATTATCAGGCCGATTTTTTTGAGGAAAGTTGTAGAAAAACTAAAGGCAAATGGTGCAAAACCTTTTATTGTTGACACGGTTAGGATTAAAGGGCTTGATTACCTCGAAGTTGCAAATCAGAATGGTATAAATCACTTATCTGTAGGTGCGCCTGTGATTCTTGGAGACGGACTTTATGGATATGACAACATTATGGTAAAAGCAGGCACAATTCTTGGCGAGATAGCTGTTGCAAGTGTTATTCATGATGTTCCTGCTATGGTAGTCTGTTCACATGTAAAAGGACATATTCAGGCTGGTTATGGCGGTGCAATAAAGAATGTAGCAATGGGCGGTGTCAGCTCCTCTCATCGCCATAGCGGCTGGAAGTGTGGAAGAGGTGCAATGCACACCATAGGAGAAGGCCGATTAGCATGGGATTCTGGTAAATGCACATTATGCTATCAGTGTCAGGATATATGCCCATTACAGCTGATTGAGTTCAAGGATGAATTGTTTACCTATAAAACGATTGATTGCTGGAGATGCGGACGGTGTACTCGAGTTTGTCCTGCTGGGGCTTTGAAATTACCTGAAGATGACAAAAGATTCATGGCAGCGCTCGCAGAATCAGCGAAAGCTGTCTTAAGCACATTCAAGCCAGGAAAGGTTTTATATATAAATTTTTTAACCGAGATACAGCCTGAATGTGATTGCATGCCAACAGCTGATGTGCCGGTTATGCAGGATCAAGGGATACTGATATCCGATGACATTGTTGCAATAGAGCAGGCAACAATTGATTTGCTATTAAAGGCTAAGCCTCTTCCTGAGTCAGCCATTGAAGGTTCTGATGCAGCGGATATCCTGTTTGCGCTTTCTGAGAAGCCTTATAAGCTACAGATTGAGAATGCTGAAAGGCTGGGGCTTGGCAGCAGTAGATATGAGCTCGTAACTCTATGA
- a CDS encoding zonular occludens toxin domain-containing protein has translation MVVHVVGRLGSGKTLWAVTKIIDTLIYTDKVVYTNIRLVDFWDYVLAQYVSKGLFSFVKFFLSPMPTLRLFRLFLAKSYSSRYIYSSTLDTAVELCFSLGSAQESSRLFIWDEIHLDLNARQWKDTSMRLVQFFSMSRKLGFDIIIVSQLRGAVDRQMRELADISYELKNLRHFAPFGLRLFPNLGLLVKRWANKGMETEGKTVFVGAGIVRFGGVYVKFYDTKQLLTDKNLPSPHLWFTSLKDPCLSCSFFTFYSQYKNFIDMYYPPDLNYIKPFSRRLINKEVGGITFKSYLSPDENKSN, from the coding sequence ATGGTTGTTCATGTTGTTGGTCGTCTCGGTTCTGGGAAAACTCTTTGGGCTGTTACAAAAATTATTGATACTCTCATTTACACTGACAAGGTGGTTTATACAAATATTCGCCTTGTTGATTTTTGGGATTATGTCCTCGCTCAGTATGTTTCAAAGGGGTTGTTTTCTTTTGTAAAATTTTTTCTTTCGCCTATGCCTACGCTTCGTTTGTTTCGTTTGTTCCTTGCTAAATCTTATAGCTCTAGATATATTTATTCTTCTACTCTTGATACAGCAGTTGAGTTGTGTTTCTCTTTGGGCTCAGCTCAAGAATCCTCTCGTCTTTTTATTTGGGATGAAATTCATCTTGATTTGAACGCGAGGCAATGGAAGGATACAAGCATGCGTCTTGTTCAGTTTTTTTCAATGTCAAGAAAACTTGGCTTTGATATAATTATTGTCTCTCAGCTTCGGGGTGCTGTTGATAGGCAAATGAGAGAATTGGCTGATATATCCTATGAGCTTAAGAACCTTCGTCATTTTGCTCCTTTTGGTCTTCGTCTTTTTCCTAATCTTGGTTTACTTGTTAAACGATGGGCTAACAAGGGCATGGAAACAGAAGGCAAAACTGTTTTTGTCGGTGCAGGAATTGTAAGGTTTGGCGGTGTGTATGTAAAATTTTATGATACTAAGCAGCTTTTGACTGATAAAAATCTTCCCTCTCCTCATCTTTGGTTTACTTCTTTAAAGGATCCTTGTCTTTCTTGTTCTTTTTTTACTTTCTATTCTCAATACAAAAATTTTATTGATATGTATTATCCGCCTGATTTGAATTATATCAAACCTTTTTCTCGTCGTTTAATTAACAAGGAGGTCGGTGGTATAACTTTTAAAAGTTATTTGTCTCCTGATGAAAATAAATCTAATTAA
- the mtaB gene encoding tRNA (N(6)-L-threonylcarbamoyladenosine(37)-C(2))-methylthiotransferase MtaB, with protein sequence MKISVLTLGCKVNQTESSMIESALKKTGHEIVNISNSPDICVINTCTVTLKSDYHSRQLIRKANRAGARVYVTGCYSELNEALVKEMKGVEAVIQNRKKLDIISILSPNMLYNALDYETCSRSRFFVKVQDGCNNSCSYCSIPMARGSSRSIEPETILKQINNAVASGYKEIVLTGIHLGMYGKDFNEHMRLSDLLTKILNGSKINRIRLSSLEINELDEPLIELMQDSRICNHLHIPLQSGSKKTLRLMNRQYTPEHFREKIEIIYKKFTGISIGTDVIVGFPGELESEFHETHDMLEQLPFSYIHIFPFSERPNTKASIMPDKIISTVKKTRVQKLNELNKQKKSKYMTSQIGKTLQTLIENKTYNDKCIGTTSNYLKIHIPINTNLCGTLLLVRVEGVKNNTLFGSPIII encoded by the coding sequence ATGAAAATTTCAGTATTGACCCTCGGATGTAAGGTAAATCAGACTGAAAGCAGTATGATCGAAAGTGCTCTAAAAAAAACCGGACATGAAATAGTAAATATTTCCAACAGCCCTGATATTTGCGTCATCAATACATGCACAGTCACTTTAAAAAGCGATTATCATTCAAGACAGTTAATTAGAAAGGCTAACAGGGCAGGGGCAAGAGTATATGTAACAGGCTGTTACTCTGAACTAAATGAGGCGTTAGTCAAAGAAATGAAAGGCGTAGAGGCAGTGATTCAAAACAGAAAAAAGCTTGATATTATAAGCATATTGTCTCCTAATATGTTATATAATGCTTTAGATTATGAAACATGTTCCAGAAGCAGATTCTTTGTTAAGGTTCAAGACGGATGCAATAATTCATGCAGTTATTGCTCCATTCCAATGGCTAGGGGCTCTTCTAGAAGCATTGAACCAGAAACCATATTAAAACAGATCAATAATGCTGTAGCATCTGGTTACAAAGAAATTGTACTTACTGGTATTCATCTTGGCATGTATGGAAAAGACTTCAATGAACACATGAGATTGTCAGACCTGCTGACAAAAATACTAAATGGCTCTAAAATTAACAGAATTCGCTTGAGTTCATTAGAAATCAATGAACTGGATGAGCCACTGATTGAATTAATGCAAGATTCGAGGATATGTAATCATCTGCATATACCATTACAAAGCGGCAGCAAAAAAACATTGCGCCTCATGAACAGACAATATACACCAGAGCACTTTAGAGAAAAAATAGAGATTATTTACAAAAAATTCACGGGCATTTCTATTGGGACAGATGTTATAGTCGGGTTTCCGGGAGAATTGGAATCAGAATTTCATGAAACCCATGATATGCTTGAGCAATTGCCATTTTCTTATATCCACATCTTCCCTTTTTCAGAACGTCCAAACACAAAGGCATCAATCATGCCAGATAAAATTATATCTACTGTTAAAAAAACCCGTGTACAAAAATTAAATGAACTCAACAAGCAAAAAAAATCAAAGTATATGACTTCCCAAATTGGAAAAACACTGCAAACTCTCATTGAAAATAAAACTTACAATGATAAGTGCATTGGCACAACAAGTAATTACTTGAAAATTCATATACCGATAAATACAAATCTCTGCGGAACCTTGCTATTAGTCAGGGTAGAAGGAGTAAAAAACAATACGCTTTTTGGAAGCCCAATAATCATCTGA
- a CDS encoding DUF2726 domain-containing protein, whose protein sequence is MNSSLVFLFVFFLFVLLYFFYRSRLGVVKLDSYFCRGSLLSKAELSFYESLLSSLSGLPYVVFVKVRLLDVVSPKGKSLVAFNKIKAKHLDFILCDIKNISPCLAVELNDSSHLSFDRKKRDEFLSSVLQSAKLPLLVFPAKRVYDSKQINVKIMSILNKPVI, encoded by the coding sequence ATGAATTCTTCGCTAGTTTTTTTGTTTGTTTTTTTTCTTTTTGTTTTGCTTTACTTTTTTTATCGTTCTCGTCTTGGGGTTGTGAAATTAGATTCTTATTTTTGTCGTGGTTCTTTGTTGTCAAAAGCTGAACTCTCTTTTTATGAGTCTCTTCTTTCTTCTCTTTCTGGTTTGCCTTATGTTGTTTTTGTTAAAGTTCGTTTGCTTGATGTAGTATCGCCTAAAGGCAAAAGTCTTGTTGCGTTTAATAAAATAAAAGCAAAGCATCTTGATTTTATTTTATGTGATATTAAAAATATTTCTCCTTGTCTTGCTGTTGAGCTCAATGATTCTAGTCATTTGTCGTTTGATAGAAAAAAGCGTGATGAATTTCTTTCTTCTGTTTTGCAGTCTGCAAAGCTCCCTTTGTTAGTTTTTCCTGCAAAGCGTGTATATGATTCAAAGCAAATAAATGTAAAAATAATGAGCATTTTGAATAAGCCAGTAATATAG
- a CDS encoding metal-dependent transcriptional regulator — protein MVSQERIDEALELLWLLEEEKKPDFNRFKLSSDDENFEELLAELKKQKLLIVIDDHGLKLTEEGRKLAKDLIRRHRLAEQLFTEVFELPEKSIEADACKMEHILSENLTERVCTFLGHPPKCPHGKPIPRGECCKKYKIEIEPLVVRLTDFEVGVKGRIVFIVSAETSRLNKLSSMGISAGSIIKLLQKKPSYVIQIDEATIAVDPEIAKEIFVKKTT, from the coding sequence ATGGTATCACAAGAAAGAATAGACGAAGCGCTTGAGCTTCTCTGGCTGCTTGAAGAGGAGAAAAAGCCTGACTTCAACAGATTTAAGCTGAGTTCAGACGATGAAAATTTTGAGGAATTATTGGCTGAATTAAAAAAACAGAAACTACTTATTGTGATAGATGATCATGGACTTAAGCTGACTGAAGAAGGCCGCAAGCTTGCAAAAGACCTTATAAGAAGACACAGGCTGGCTGAACAGCTTTTCACGGAAGTATTTGAATTGCCTGAAAAATCTATTGAGGCAGATGCCTGTAAAATGGAGCATATATTAAGTGAAAATCTGACAGAAAGAGTATGCACTTTTTTAGGGCATCCGCCTAAATGTCCTCATGGAAAGCCAATTCCAAGAGGTGAATGCTGCAAAAAATACAAGATTGAGATTGAACCTCTTGTTGTAAGGCTGACTGATTTTGAAGTCGGGGTAAAAGGAAGGATTGTGTTTATCGTCTCAGCTGAGACATCAAGGTTAAACAAACTGAGCTCTATGGGGATATCAGCAGGAAGCATTATTAAGCTTTTACAGAAAAAACCATCCTATGTTATACAGATTGATGAGGCGACAATAGCTGTTGATCCTGAAATTGCAAAAGAGATTTTTGTCAAAAAAACTACTTAG